The genomic region CCTCGCCTTCCGCCGTACGGAGCTGGACCTCCCCGAGGGTTCCGGCTTCCTCGTACCGCCCGTGGACGGCCACACCATCAAGGCGTCCACCTTCTCCAGCCAGAAGTGGGCCTGGTCCGACGCCGACCCGGAGCTGGCCGTGCTGCGCACCTCGCTCGGGCGCTACGGCGACGAGGAACATCTGCACCGTGAGGACGCGGACCTGGTCGACCTGTCGCTGAGCGACCTGGGCGAGGCGACCGGACTCACCGCGAAGCCGGTGGCCACCGTGGTGACCCGGTGGATCGACGGGCTGCCGCAGTACCCGGTCGGGCACTTGGCCCGGGTCGCTCGCGTGCGGGACGCCGTCGCCGGGCTGCCGTCCCTGCGGATCTGCGGTGCGGCCTACGACGGTGTGGGCATTCCGGCCTGCATCGCGAGCGCCGAGCGGGCTGCGAACGAGATCACAGCAACCCTGGCGTCGGGCACCGCGAGCGGCGCGGGACAATAGCCGCATGACTGATGCTCCGGAGACCGTGAAGTCCCCCAAGGCCCCGAACGCGGGCAAGAAGGCCAAGGACCTCAACGAGGTCGTGCGCTACACGCTGTGGTCCGTCTTCAAGCTGCGCGACGTGCTGCCCGGCGACACGGACCGCACGGCTGTCGCCGACGAGGTCCAGGAGCTGTTCGACCAGCTCGCGGCCAAGGACATCACCGTCCGCGGCACGTACGACGTCTCCGGGCTGCGCGCGGACGCCGACGTGATGGTCTGGTGGCACGCGGAGACCGCGGACGAGCTCCAGTCCGCGTACAACCTCTTCCGCCGCACCCGCCTCGGCCGGGCGCTGGTGCCGGTCTGGTCGAACATGGCGCTGCACCGCCCCGCCGAGTTCAACAAGTCGCACATCCCGGCGTTCCTCGCCGACGAGACGCCCCGCGACTACGTCTCGGTCTACCCCTTCGTCCGCTCCTACGACTGGTACCTGCTGCCCGACGAGGACCGTCGCAGGATGCTCGCGGAGCACGGGAAGATGGCCCGGGGCTTCCCGGACGTACGCGCCAACACCGTCGCCTCGTTCTCGCTCGGTGACTACGAGTGGCTGCTGGCCTTCGAGGCCGACGAGCTGTACCGCATCGTCGACCTGATGCGTCACCTGCGGGGCTCCGAGACGCGTATGCACGTACGCGAGGAGGTCCCCTTCTACACCGGCCGGCGCAAGTCGGTCGCCGATCTGGTGGCCGGGCTCGCCTAGGAGCTGTCCGGCCGACCGACCGGCCGGACGAGCCCCGGGGTGAACCCGGCTCTCCATGACCCGGAAGATCAGAGAGCGGGCCGCGGCTGCGGCAGCGTCCGCTTCTCCAGCGACACCGGGTCCGGTTGCGGGTGCGGCGCGCACGAAGCGCGCCGCACCGGCGTCCGTCCCGTCAGCAGATAGTCGTCCAGGTACCTGTTGACGCACGTGTTGCGGCCACCGCCGATGCCGTGCGTACCCGCGTCCCGCTCGGTGACCAGCACCGACCCCCGAAGCCTCCGCTGGAGTTCGAGCGCCCCCGGGTACGGGGTGGCCGCGTCCCGCTCGGCGGCCAGGATCAGCGTCGGGGGCAGCGCGCCCTCCGCGGTACGGACGTCGAGCGGCTGCTGCTGCGGTGCCTGCCAGTAGGCGCACGGCAGATTCATCCAGGCGTTGTCCCACGTCTCGAACGGCGCCCGCCGGGCGAGCGCGGTGTTGTCGGCGTCCCAGACCCGCCAGTCCGTCGGCCAGGGGGCGTCGTTGCACTCGACCGCCGTGTAGACGGCGGTGCCGTTCTCGTTCTCCTTCGCTGCCGCGCGGTCCGGTGCGGCCAGCTTGATCAACGGCTTCGCGTTGCCCTTCAGGTACTGCGAGAGCGCGTAGGCGTCGGCCGGCCACACGTCGTCGTAGTAGCCCGCCTGGAGATACGCGGCCTGAAGCTGCGCGGGACCGACGGTGGAGCCCGCGGGCTTGTCCGTGAGCCGGGCGCGCGCCGTCTCGTAACTGGCCAGCACATCCGACTCGTTGGCGCCCAGGTGGTACGTCTTGTCGTGCTTCGCCACCCAGGTACGGAAGTCCGCCCACCGGCTCTCGAACGCGAGCGACTGCGCGAGGTTGTTGCCGTACCAGATCTGCTGGGGGTCCGGGTCGACCGCCGAGTCGAAGACCATCCGGCGGACGTGCGAGGGGAAGAGCGTCGCGTACAGCGCGCCGAAGTAGGTGCCGTAGGACGCGCCCATGAAGGTGATCTTCCGCTCGCCGAGCGCCGCCCGCAGGACGTCCAGGTCCCGTGCGTTGTTCAGCGAGTTGTACTGCCGCAGCGCCGGGCCCGCCTTGCGGGCGCAGCCCGCCGCGTACGCCTTCGCCTGCGCGATCTTCTTCCGCTTGAACGCTTCCGAGGGATGGATCGGCGCCGCTGTCGGTTCCTCGGCGTTCGTGGCGGGATCCTCGCAGGACAGCGGCGCCGAGCGGCCGACCCCGCGCGGGGCGTAGCCCACCAGGT from Streptomyces sp. NBC_01267 harbors:
- the hemQ gene encoding hydrogen peroxide-dependent heme synthase — translated: MTDAPETVKSPKAPNAGKKAKDLNEVVRYTLWSVFKLRDVLPGDTDRTAVADEVQELFDQLAAKDITVRGTYDVSGLRADADVMVWWHAETADELQSAYNLFRRTRLGRALVPVWSNMALHRPAEFNKSHIPAFLADETPRDYVSVYPFVRSYDWYLLPDEDRRRMLAEHGKMARGFPDVRANTVASFSLGDYEWLLAFEADELYRIVDLMRHLRGSETRMHVREEVPFYTGRRKSVADLVAGLA
- a CDS encoding alpha/beta hydrolase codes for the protein MKAVALYGTAGVLVLSGLSALGAAPPGDVGTDTAATAEAAGTAVAAARAAATGITFGACPKPEGLPAAVKCGTVRVPLDYADPYGKQISLTVSHAHATGKPADRQGALIYNPGGPGASSMYFPMATAVPAWKPLAAAYDLVGYAPRGVGRSAPLSCEDPATNAEEPTAAPIHPSEAFKRKKIAQAKAYAAGCARKAGPALRQYNSLNNARDLDVLRAALGERKITFMGASYGTYFGALYATLFPSHVRRMVFDSAVDPDPQQIWYGNNLAQSLAFESRWADFRTWVAKHDKTYHLGANESDVLASYETARARLTDKPAGSTVGPAQLQAAYLQAGYYDDVWPADAYALSQYLKGNAKPLIKLAAPDRAAAKENENGTAVYTAVECNDAPWPTDWRVWDADNTALARRAPFETWDNAWMNLPCAYWQAPQQQPLDVRTAEGALPPTLILAAERDAATPYPGALELQRRLRGSVLVTERDAGTHGIGGGRNTCVNRYLDDYLLTGRTPVRRASCAPHPQPDPVSLEKRTLPQPRPAL